The Triticum aestivum cultivar Chinese Spring chromosome 7B, IWGSC CS RefSeq v2.1, whole genome shotgun sequence genome window below encodes:
- the LOC123160593 gene encoding cortical cell-delineating protein-like, with product MASSKLALFLALNLVLLAAAQGCGPYCPPVVPTPPILPPPVPSTGWGSCSINTLKLGVCANVLNLLKLKIGVPANEECCPLLGGLADLDAAVCLCTAIRANILGIKLNVPIDLTLLLNQCGKKCPSDFTCPI from the coding sequence ATGGCGTCCTCCAAGCTCGCCCTCTTCCTCGCCCTGAACCTGGTCCTCCTTGCGGCCGCCCAGGGCTGCGGACCCTACTGCCCACCAGTCGTCCCTACCCCGCCCATCCTCCCACCGCCCGTGCCGTCGACCGGCTGGGGCAGCTGCTCGATCAACACGCTGAAACTGGGCGTGTGCGCCAACGTGCTGAACCTGCTGAAGCTCAAGATCGGCGTGCCAGCGAACGAGGAGTGCTGCCCGCTTCTGGGCGGGCtcgccgacctcgacgccgccgtgTGCCTCTGCACCGCCATCAGGGCCAACATTCTCGGCATCAAGCTCAACGTGCCCATTGACCTGACCCTCCTCCTCAACCAGTGCGGCAAGAAGTGCCCCTCCGACTTCACCTGCCCCATCTGA